The following are encoded together in the Macadamia integrifolia cultivar HAES 741 chromosome 10, SCU_Mint_v3, whole genome shotgun sequence genome:
- the LOC122090915 gene encoding lipase-like has protein sequence MIRLWIAALHLGELLVSSVVHFVYGFYILSTALAMDLSQALNECFKPNVNINTDTDMNLNSATGLRRVDSKASTNLDDLPPIVLVHGIFGFGKGRLGGLSYFAGAEKKDDRVLVPDLGSLTSMYDRARELFYYLKGGQVDYGEEHSKACGHSQFGRIYEQGHYPEWDEDHPIHFVGHSAGAPVVRLMQQMLADKAFKGYEDTTENWILSITSLSGALNGTTRAYFDGIQPEDGRSMKPLCLLQFCRVGVIIYEWLDIPWLKNYYDFGFSHFNMSRKKMGISGLVDCLLGNTGPFASGDWMLPDLSIQGTMRLNSNVNTFPNTFYFSYATKRTRKNMGITVPTNILGVHPLFIIRILQMSQWRHPSDVPPPYKGYRDEDWQDNDGAINTLSMTHPRIPVEHPSCFIVDDSDYHHLKPGIWYYKIVEADHIMFVVNRERAGVLFDLIYDSIFERCRKHVFRNKPTIPNHTHQ, from the exons ATGATCCGGTTATGGATTGCAGCGCTTCATCTAGGGGAGCTTCTGGTGAGCTCTGTAGTCCATTTTGTATATGGGTTTTACATTCTCAGCACAGCTCTGGCAATGGATTTGTCACAGGCATTGAATGAATGTTTCAAGCCCAATGTGAATATTAATACAGATACAGATATGAACCTCAACTCTGCAActgggttgagaagggtggactctaaagcatcaacaaacctTGATGATTTACCTCCTATTGTCTTAGTTCATGGCATCTTTGGCTTTGGCAAAGGG AGGTTAGGTGGTTTGTCTTATTTTGCTGGAGCAGAGAAGAAGGATGACCGGGTTCTTGTTCCCGACCTGGGTTCCTTAACAAGCATGTATGATAG GGCTCGCGAattgttttattatttgaaAGGCGGGCAAGTGGATTATGGAGAAGAACACAGCAAAGCTTGTGGGCATTCCCAGTTTGGAAGGATTTATGAGCAAG GGCATTATCCTGAATGGGATGAAGACCATCCTATTCACTTTGTTGGACATTCTGCTGGAGCCCCAGTGGTTCGCCTTATGCAGCAAATGCTAGCAGACAAG GCTTTCAAGGGATATGAGGACACTACAGAGAACTGGATATTAAGTATAACTTCTTTATCTGGGGCGTTGAATGGGACGACAAGAGCCTACTTTGATGGAATTCA accagaagatggaagatctaTGAAGCCTTTATGTCTGCTTCAGTTTTGCCGCGTGGGTGTCATAATTTATGAATGGCTAGACATTCCATGGCTGAAGAACTACTATGATTTTGGGTTCAGCCACTTCAACATGTCCAGGAAGAAAATGGGTATTTCTGGTCTTGTGGATTGCCTCTTGGGGAACACTGGTCCTTTTGCTTCAGGTGACTGGATGCTTCCAGACCTTTCAATACAAGGAACCATGCGGCTCAACTCTAACGTCAACACGTTCCCTAACACATTCTACTTCAGCTATGCTACAAAGAGGACTAGGAAGAACATGGGGATCACAGTACCTACCAACATACTAGGTGTACACCCCCTGTTCATTATTAGAATTCTGCAGATGAGCCAATGGCGACATCCATCAGATGTACCACCTCCTTATAAAGGATACCG GGATGAGGATTGGCAAGACAATGATGGAGCAATCAATACCCTATCTATGACTCACCCTCGCATCCCAGTTGAACACCCAAGCTGTTTCATCGTGGATGACTCTGATTACCACCATCTGAAACCAGGCATCTG GTACTACAAGATTGTTGAAGCAGATCACATAATGTTTGTTGTGAATCGGGAGAGAGCAGGAGTACTATTTGATTTGATATACGACAGTATCTTCGAGCGCTGCAGAAAgcatgtttttagaaacaaaccaACAATACCCAATCATACACATCAGTAG
- the LOC122090587 gene encoding SOSS complex subunit B homolog, with protein sequence MTSSPSSIALKDMVPAAENNINTRFILLEKRNPSTRSMETQGKQNRPCLALVADETAAVHFQLWGEECDAFEAGDIIRLSNGIFSYDRSKQVVLRAGKRGKAEKVGEFTLAFVETPNMSEIRWCPDPNNPKRLVQETVISPYSRIFPPH encoded by the coding sequence ATGACATCGTCTCCGTCCTCGATTGctctgaaagacatggtccCTGCAGCAGAGAATAACataaacacaagatttatattGCTGGAGAAACGCAACCCATCAACAAGAAGCATGGAAACTCAAGGAAAGCAAAACAGACCATGCTTGGCGCTAGTGGCTGACGAGACAGCAGCGGTTCACTTCCAGCTATGGGGAGAAGAGTGCGACGCCTTTGAAGCAGGAGACATCATCCGCTTGAGCAACGGCATCTTCTCATACGATCGGAGTAAGCAAGTGGTGCTGAGAGCTGGGAAGAGGGGAAAGGCGGAGAAGGTTGGAGAGTTCACTTTGGCATTCGTGGAGACCCCCAACATGAGTGAGATACGTTGGTGTCCCGATCCCAATAATCCTAAGCGTTTAGTGCAGGAGACTGTGATCTCTCCCTACTCACGTATTTTCCCGCCACACTAA